A region of Trichocoleus desertorum ATA4-8-CV12 DNA encodes the following proteins:
- a CDS encoding 2-isopropylmalate synthase, producing MKIQPQPDRIIIFDTTLRDGEQSPGATLNVDEKLTIARQLARLGVDVIEAGFPFASPGDFEAVQKIAQTVGTEQGPVICGLARATRQDIQTAAEALKPAAHGRIHTFIATSDIHLKHKLKKSRSEVLAIAEEMVAYAKSLIDDVEFSPEDAGRSDPEFLYQVLERAIAAGATTINIPDTVGYTVPSEFGALIRGIKENVPNIDQAIISVHGHNDLGLAVANFLESVKHGARQLECTINGIGERAGNAALEELVMALHVRRQYFNPFLGRPAESEASLTNIDTRQIYKTSRLVSNLTGMLVQPNKAIVGANAFAHESGIHQDGVLKNKLTYEIMDAQSIGLTDNQIVLGKHSGRNAFRTRLKELGFELSDQELNKAFIRFKELADKKKEISDWDLEAIVNDEIQQAPELFRLELVQVSCGDRARPTATVSLRTPEGEELTDAAIGTGPVDAVYRAINRVVNVPNELIEFSVQSVTAGIDAIGEVTIRLRHGDRVFSGRAANTDIIVASAQAYVNALNRLYAAISAPANLPHAERIGAEV from the coding sequence ATGAAAATTCAACCCCAACCAGACCGGATTATCATTTTCGATACGACCTTGCGTGATGGTGAGCAGTCGCCCGGTGCCACGCTGAACGTGGATGAGAAGCTGACCATCGCCCGACAACTGGCTCGTCTGGGAGTTGATGTCATTGAAGCAGGATTTCCTTTTGCCAGCCCTGGAGACTTTGAAGCTGTCCAAAAAATTGCTCAAACCGTAGGGACGGAACAAGGCCCGGTAATTTGTGGTTTGGCTAGAGCGACTCGTCAAGATATTCAGACCGCAGCAGAAGCTCTCAAACCAGCAGCTCATGGTCGGATTCACACTTTTATTGCCACCTCAGATATTCACCTCAAGCACAAGCTGAAGAAGTCCCGCTCTGAAGTGCTGGCGATCGCCGAAGAGATGGTCGCCTACGCCAAATCTTTAATCGATGATGTGGAGTTCTCGCCTGAGGATGCGGGTCGCTCCGATCCAGAGTTTCTTTATCAAGTGCTAGAGCGGGCGATCGCGGCGGGTGCCACCACCATTAATATTCCCGATACCGTGGGTTACACCGTACCCAGCGAATTTGGCGCTTTGATTCGTGGCATTAAAGAAAATGTCCCCAACATCGACCAAGCCATCATTTCGGTACATGGTCACAACGACCTCGGCTTAGCCGTCGCCAACTTCCTAGAATCCGTAAAACATGGAGCCCGCCAGCTAGAATGCACCATCAACGGCATTGGCGAACGGGCTGGCAATGCCGCTTTAGAAGAACTGGTGATGGCGTTGCATGTGCGGCGGCAGTACTTTAACCCCTTCCTCGGTCGTCCCGCGGAATCAGAAGCGTCCTTGACCAATATCGATACGCGCCAGATCTACAAAACCTCCCGCTTGGTTTCTAACTTGACTGGCATGTTGGTGCAGCCCAACAAAGCGATCGTCGGGGCCAACGCCTTTGCTCATGAATCTGGCATCCACCAAGATGGTGTGCTGAAGAACAAGCTCACCTACGAAATCATGGATGCCCAATCGATTGGGCTAACCGACAACCAAATCGTCTTAGGCAAGCACTCAGGCCGCAACGCCTTCCGCACCCGCTTAAAAGAATTAGGCTTCGAGCTGTCAGATCAAGAACTGAATAAAGCCTTTATTCGCTTCAAAGAATTGGCAGATAAGAAGAAAGAAATCTCCGATTGGGATTTGGAAGCCATCGTCAACGACGAAATCCAGCAGGCTCCCGAACTATTCCGTCTAGAACTCGTGCAAGTCTCCTGTGGCGATCGCGCCCGCCCCACCGCTACCGTTAGCCTCCGCACTCCTGAAGGCGAAGAACTCACCGATGCCGCGATCGGTACTGGCCCAGTTGACGCTGTGTACCGAGCCATCAACCGCGTCGTCAACGTCCCTAACGAACTGATTGAGTTCTCAGTCCAATCTGTCACTGCTGGCATTGATGCGATCGGAGAAGTCACCATTCGCTTACGGCATGGCGATCGCGTCTTCTCCGGTCGAGCTGCCAACACCGACATCATCGTGGCCTCCGCCCAAGCTTACGTCAATGCCCTCAACCGTCTCTACGCCGCCATTAGCGCCCCCGCTAATCTCCCTCACGCTGAGAGAATTGGCGCAGAAGTGTAG
- a CDS encoding DUF4870 domain-containing protein, producing MYDTDKRKLLSAVAHASIFFSAALVSIGVPIAILFVSDDPVVKENAKEAINFHLNIWLWGVIIGILSWILIGLLLVPFYFLAHWGLAIWAIVTSLSNTDHAFRYPFIFRLV from the coding sequence ATGTACGACACGGATAAGCGGAAATTATTATCGGCAGTAGCGCATGCTTCGATCTTTTTTAGCGCTGCGTTGGTATCGATTGGTGTGCCGATCGCGATTTTGTTTGTTTCTGATGACCCTGTAGTCAAGGAAAACGCCAAGGAAGCTATTAACTTTCACCTTAATATTTGGCTCTGGGGAGTCATTATTGGTATTCTCTCCTGGATCTTGATCGGCCTGCTCTTGGTACCGTTCTACTTCCTGGCTCACTGGGGATTGGCGATTTGGGCGATCGTCACTTCGCTGAGCAACACTGACCACGCATTCCGCTATCCCTTCATCTTCCGATTGGTCTAG
- a CDS encoding FecR domain-containing protein, protein MSRKLALFLALMLSGVSIGGLAQPADAQTPLTRAVIQALRNRVRLMQKNRPVRSAQVSDAIAPGDALSTARASLAELRFNDGSLARVGEQAVFRFVPNARTFQLSNGTMLLLIPPGRGPTGVRTPNAAAGIKGSALFVRYIPDTDTTLVGALTNNPQGPMVIYNRDGSQSQGLRAGQLAVVVKNRIENVYDFDLNTFYETSDLVKGLNLTQKDSTTPSDEAIAAVRAETVEALQDQSPFKEANVVENPAFVRLPSDLADFPANNLDRVFNPVDVRQVVEAGEVQSEQTAVSSEENESSAGEMPVTGVTPPVTQPASGPATAAQGQPSPAQGQPSSGPTVSPLSPPAPETSIPTAPGVPAPPSNPSQPTVPATPVVPPAAQDPGRSPAPAPAPQPPVAPVVTQPAVPATPVVPPAAQDPGRSPAPAPAPQPPVAPVVTQPAVPATPVVPPAAQDPGRSPAPAPAPQPPVAPVVTQPTVPATPVVPPAAQDPGRPPSPQPPTQNPGPPIMIEPLPGGSVVPIDPTLPATPPTNPGPSNPPGPPVTDGPPVPPAPPVTDPPVTDGPPVPPGPPVTDVPPVPPGPPVTDVPPGPPVTDVPSVTDQPPNGGPANGGNFPGGGATEGNFPGGANGGNFPGRGPINR, encoded by the coding sequence ATGTCTCGAAAATTAGCTCTGTTCCTTGCTCTGATGCTGTCGGGTGTGAGTATTGGGGGCTTAGCACAACCTGCTGACGCCCAAACTCCTCTAACCCGTGCTGTCATTCAGGCACTTCGTAATCGTGTGCGCTTAATGCAAAAGAACCGACCCGTACGGTCTGCTCAGGTTTCTGACGCGATCGCTCCTGGTGATGCATTATCAACAGCCCGTGCTTCTCTAGCAGAGTTGCGCTTTAATGACGGTTCTTTGGCTCGTGTAGGTGAGCAAGCCGTTTTTCGTTTCGTACCCAATGCGCGGACATTCCAGCTCTCCAATGGTACGATGCTGCTTCTCATTCCACCGGGGCGTGGCCCCACAGGGGTTCGAACTCCTAACGCGGCTGCGGGAATTAAGGGGTCAGCCTTGTTTGTGAGGTATATTCCTGACACTGACACTACCCTAGTGGGGGCACTGACCAACAACCCCCAGGGACCTATGGTGATCTACAACCGGGATGGTTCCCAAAGCCAGGGCTTACGAGCTGGACAGCTAGCAGTTGTGGTCAAGAACCGGATTGAAAATGTCTATGACTTTGACCTCAACACCTTTTATGAAACCAGTGATCTGGTTAAAGGGCTGAATCTAACCCAAAAAGATTCTACGACTCCCTCTGATGAGGCGATCGCGGCAGTTCGAGCTGAGACAGTGGAAGCTTTGCAGGATCAGTCTCCTTTTAAGGAAGCAAATGTAGTTGAAAACCCAGCGTTTGTTCGCTTACCCTCTGACTTAGCCGACTTCCCCGCTAACAACCTCGACAGAGTTTTCAATCCGGTAGATGTGCGTCAAGTTGTAGAAGCAGGGGAAGTCCAGTCTGAACAAACGGCAGTTTCTTCGGAGGAGAACGAGAGTTCTGCTGGCGAGATGCCTGTCACTGGGGTTACACCACCTGTTACTCAACCAGCTTCTGGGCCAGCCACCGCTGCTCAAGGTCAACCCTCCCCTGCTCAAGGTCAACCCTCCAGTGGGCCAACTGTTAGTCCACTTTCTCCGCCCGCTCCAGAAACTTCTATCCCCACTGCACCAGGAGTTCCAGCACCGCCGTCTAACCCTTCTCAACCCACTGTACCCGCAACTCCTGTAGTGCCTCCGGCGGCTCAAGATCCAGGAAGGTCTCCTGCTCCTGCTCCTGCTCCTCAGCCTCCTGTTGCCCCCGTTGTCACTCAACCCGCTGTACCTGCAACTCCTGTAGTGCCTCCGGCGGCTCAAGATCCAGGAAGGTCTCCTGCTCCTGCTCCTGCTCCTCAGCCTCCTGTTGCCCCCGTTGTCACTCAACCCGCTGTACCTGCAACTCCTGTAGTGCCTCCGGCGGCTCAAGATCCAGGAAGGTCTCCTGCTCCTGCTCCTGCTCCTCAGCCTCCTGTTGCCCCCGTTGTCACTCAACCCACTGTACCTGCAACTCCTGTAGTGCCTCCGGCAGCTCAAGATCCAGGAAGGCCTCCTTCTCCTCAACCACCAACCCAGAATCCGGGTCCACCTATAATGATTGAGCCTTTGCCAGGTGGCTCAGTTGTACCCATTGATCCAACTTTACCAGCGACTCCCCCGACCAATCCTGGCCCCAGTAATCCACCTGGGCCTCCAGTGACAGATGGACCTCCAGTCCCTCCAGCCCCTCCAGTTACCGATCCCCCAGTGACAGATGGACCTCCAGTCCCTCCAGGTCCTCCAGTGACAGATGTGCCTCCAGTCCCTCCAGGTCCTCCAGTGACAGATGTGCCTCCAGGTCCTCCAGTGACAGATGTGCCTTCAGTTACCGATCAACCACCTAACGGTGGCCCAGCAAACGGAGGTAACTTCCCTGGTGGTGGTGCAACCGAGGGTAACTTCCCTGGTGGAGCCAATGGTGGGAATTTCCCGGGTCGAGGCCCAATAAACAGGTAA
- a CDS encoding lysophospholipase has product MGDLCLLVADVLVKSQLAKTAAPEIPQIGYLFAADDLTKAQTVALASPQVTTGVEFGAPEFSQPECQPQRATQVGAAQVGAAQVGAAQVGAIAPSQQFATEIRAQEDNLITSLLNDQRDSRQVAKVSPALIPNFTDIPQVQALAPRSGNQLYRQRLEALRAGTLYTRLASDSFYSAWSQAQAKPSYTQWKQLLELEARAVARGQGDNRLSVVVGDSLSLWFPSQRLPEGQLWLNQGISGDTTAGILQRLSAFAQTRPDTIYVMAGINDLRRGHSDQRILSNLRQIMRQLHQKHPGAEVVVQSILPTRYAAIPSSRIRALNQRIAAIAQQEKVSFLDLYPYFTDTQDHLNRALTTDGLHLNPRGYQVWQVALQQTESQLKIARYQGLTAAVTSGSAVR; this is encoded by the coding sequence ATGGGCGATCTTTGTCTGTTGGTTGCTGATGTCTTAGTGAAGAGCCAGTTAGCCAAAACCGCAGCACCAGAAATACCTCAGATTGGCTACCTATTTGCAGCAGACGATTTAACCAAAGCTCAGACGGTTGCTTTAGCTTCACCCCAGGTCACTACCGGAGTCGAATTTGGTGCCCCAGAATTTAGTCAACCCGAATGTCAGCCTCAACGGGCAACTCAGGTAGGGGCAGCTCAGGTGGGGGCGGCTCAGGTGGGGGCGGCTCAGGTGGGAGCGATCGCACCTAGCCAACAATTTGCGACTGAAATCCGCGCTCAAGAAGACAATCTGATCACCTCTCTTCTGAATGACCAGCGCGATAGTAGGCAGGTGGCTAAAGTTAGTCCTGCTTTGATTCCTAACTTCACTGATATACCGCAGGTTCAAGCTTTGGCTCCGCGATCGGGTAATCAGCTTTATCGCCAAAGACTAGAAGCGCTAAGAGCAGGCACCCTCTACACTCGCCTTGCCAGTGATAGCTTTTACTCAGCTTGGTCTCAAGCACAGGCTAAACCCAGCTACACCCAGTGGAAGCAACTGCTAGAGCTAGAAGCAAGAGCGGTAGCACGAGGCCAAGGAGACAATCGCCTCTCGGTAGTTGTGGGAGACTCACTCAGCCTTTGGTTTCCTTCACAACGTTTACCAGAAGGCCAACTGTGGCTAAATCAGGGGATTTCGGGTGACACCACAGCGGGCATTCTTCAAAGACTTTCAGCGTTTGCCCAAACTCGCCCTGACACCATTTATGTGATGGCTGGCATTAATGATCTGCGTCGAGGCCATAGCGACCAACGAATTCTGAGCAATTTGCGCCAAATTATGCGACAGCTCCATCAGAAGCATCCGGGAGCTGAGGTGGTGGTGCAGTCCATTTTGCCAACTCGCTATGCTGCCATTCCCAGTAGTCGAATTCGGGCTTTGAATCAGCGCATTGCCGCGATCGCCCAACAGGAAAAAGTAAGTTTTCTAGATCTGTACCCCTATTTCACTGACACCCAAGACCACCTGAATCGCGCCTTGACCACCGATGGCTTGCACTTGAATCCGCGTGGTTATCAAGTTTGGCAAGTCGCCCTCCAGCAAACCGAATCTCAGCTCAAAATTGCTCGCTATCAAGGCTTAACGGCTGCGGTTACCTCTGGATCGGCTGTGAGGTAA
- a CDS encoding CHASE2 domain-containing protein, whose product MPKDQTLLSLQKNIATTVRPLVTEKLTKPAKRFLNLPNLGHILTGVWAAAAAIATATNIPLGQIMERQAQTLFFELRGPVAAPSDIVILAIDDESMSQGQFYQADPEKYKSLEALQTWPWKRSAYAEVIDKLMAAGARSVALDIEFSTPSSYGIADDEQLRQSLQRYPGRVTLAVKYEDIINDQGITAQLSPLYPPFRTNPLSVGSINFLIEPNGKVHRLGNQFSRLLSQEPDFGSGLPQNIPDFAEATLKAAQVKFGGSQGDHIFFYGPAGTFKQIPFWHVLDPTYWNNYLKPGQDFSFKNKIVLIGSTATILQDFLPTPFSANWLHSQAMPGVEIHANAIATLMEDRAIAEAIPNRSLQGILCLVGVLGVGLLLSYPKRPWLRWLLIIGTPLAWGGASYLIFSSGGLILPTALPVTAIALSGLSHAFSRSTIEHFKKLRLRHALRSYAASPLVQEIISQSHQDDLQDILQERERAIIGTKLGGRYVVVRVLGSGGFGETYIAQDTQRPGHPQCVVKRLKTVSNNLNLLQLARKLFQREAETLERLGKHDQIPQLLAYFEDNEEFYLVQEFVPGRPLSHELTLGRQLPEAQVIELLKDLLQVLDFVHSQGVIHRDIKPSNIIRRQSDGKLVLIDFGAVKEIPQLADDDKQTSLTVGIGTQGYMPNEQYAGSPRCNSDLYALGITAIQALTGIPPSQLKENQETGEVLWRHRTEVSHELATILSNLVRYHFKQRYQSVTEVLEALQKLTTHSSTGGAPLSGAELSHLAADIDLSSDTLAPTDAAFSTVAWPNTVEAETESTELNNPADN is encoded by the coding sequence ATGCCAAAAGATCAAACTCTGCTGTCTTTGCAGAAAAATATCGCCACTACAGTTCGGCCCTTAGTCACTGAAAAGCTAACGAAGCCTGCAAAGCGTTTTTTGAATCTCCCTAACTTGGGGCATATCCTGACAGGGGTTTGGGCAGCAGCAGCAGCGATCGCGACTGCCACGAATATTCCGCTTGGTCAAATCATGGAGCGGCAAGCGCAGACACTCTTTTTTGAGCTGCGTGGCCCTGTTGCGGCACCAAGTGACATTGTAATTCTGGCGATCGATGATGAATCGATGTCTCAAGGTCAGTTCTACCAAGCCGACCCAGAGAAATATAAGTCTCTCGAAGCCCTACAGACTTGGCCCTGGAAGCGATCTGCCTATGCTGAAGTTATTGACAAGCTAATGGCTGCTGGAGCCCGCTCTGTCGCTTTAGATATTGAATTTTCAACACCGAGCAGTTATGGTATCGCAGACGACGAGCAACTGCGCCAGAGCTTACAACGCTATCCAGGTCGCGTTACTCTAGCGGTCAAGTATGAGGACATCATTAACGATCAAGGCATTACTGCCCAATTGAGTCCTCTCTATCCGCCTTTCCGCACCAACCCCCTCTCGGTCGGTTCCATTAATTTCTTAATAGAACCCAATGGCAAGGTACATCGTTTAGGCAATCAGTTCTCACGGCTCTTATCGCAAGAACCTGACTTTGGTAGCGGATTGCCGCAAAATATTCCGGATTTCGCTGAGGCGACGCTCAAGGCAGCCCAAGTCAAATTTGGTGGTTCCCAGGGGGATCATATTTTCTTCTATGGTCCCGCAGGCACCTTCAAGCAGATTCCCTTTTGGCATGTGCTTGACCCAACTTACTGGAATAACTACCTGAAACCAGGTCAAGATTTTTCGTTCAAAAATAAGATCGTGCTGATTGGCTCAACAGCGACCATCTTGCAAGATTTCTTGCCAACGCCCTTTTCTGCTAACTGGTTACACTCTCAAGCCATGCCAGGGGTGGAAATTCATGCGAATGCGATCGCGACTTTAATGGAAGATCGGGCGATCGCAGAGGCTATTCCCAATCGCTCTTTACAAGGGATCTTGTGCTTAGTAGGCGTCCTGGGTGTGGGTTTGCTATTGAGCTACCCTAAGCGACCTTGGCTGCGTTGGCTGCTGATCATTGGCACTCCGTTGGCTTGGGGAGGCGCTAGTTATCTCATCTTTTCTTCTGGTGGGCTAATTTTACCAACCGCATTACCCGTCACCGCGATCGCGCTAAGTGGACTGTCCCACGCATTTTCTCGCTCTACTATTGAGCACTTCAAGAAGCTACGCCTACGGCATGCCCTCAGAAGCTATGCCGCATCACCTCTCGTCCAAGAAATTATCAGCCAAAGTCACCAAGATGATTTGCAAGACATCCTGCAAGAGCGAGAACGAGCCATTATAGGCACCAAGCTGGGTGGTCGTTATGTGGTTGTAAGAGTTTTAGGGTCTGGGGGCTTTGGCGAAACCTACATTGCTCAGGATACTCAACGTCCCGGTCACCCTCAGTGTGTGGTGAAGCGGCTGAAAACTGTGAGTAATAACCTTAATCTTCTACAACTCGCCAGGAAACTATTTCAACGAGAAGCAGAAACCCTAGAGCGACTGGGCAAGCACGACCAAATTCCGCAACTCCTCGCCTACTTTGAGGACAACGAAGAATTTTACCTGGTTCAAGAATTTGTTCCAGGTCGTCCTTTAAGCCATGAACTAACTCTGGGTCGGCAACTACCAGAAGCCCAAGTCATTGAGCTACTCAAAGATTTGTTGCAAGTTCTCGATTTTGTCCATAGTCAAGGAGTGATTCATAGAGACATCAAGCCTAGCAACATTATTCGACGGCAGTCAGACGGCAAGTTAGTTCTGATTGACTTTGGAGCTGTGAAAGAAATTCCTCAACTGGCCGACGACGACAAACAAACCAGCCTCACTGTCGGCATTGGCACACAAGGGTATATGCCTAATGAGCAGTATGCTGGTAGCCCACGCTGCAATAGTGATTTGTATGCCCTAGGAATCACAGCCATTCAAGCCCTAACAGGAATTCCTCCTAGCCAACTGAAGGAAAACCAGGAAACCGGAGAAGTGCTATGGCGGCATAGAACTGAAGTTAGCCACGAACTGGCAACTATTTTGAGTAACCTAGTGCGATATCACTTCAAACAGCGCTATCAGTCCGTAACAGAAGTCTTAGAAGCACTTCAAAAACTTACCACCCATAGCTCGACTGGTGGTGCTCCATTAAGTGGAGCTGAGCTTTCTCACTTAGCCGCTGATATCGATCTCTCTAGCGATACATTAGCACCGACAGATGCAGCATTTTCTACGGTTGCTTGGCCCAACACCGTGGAAGCGGAAACAGAATCCACGGAGCTAAACAACCCCGCGGACAACTAA
- a CDS encoding carbohydrate ABC transporter permease has protein sequence MNSSKRQSLWQRVGMYSLLGAIALVMLFPLMWLVSTSLKSPAENIFQFPPQLWPSQPTWQNFVQVWQTNPFGRYLFNSTLVAILTVTLNLLFCSLAAYPLARLNFRGRDVIFTLVISTIMIPFQIVMIPLYILTVQLGLRNTYLGLIFPAIASAFGIFLLRQAFQSVPKELEEAARMDGCSELGLWWHVMLPSVRPALVTLAIFVFIGSWSDFLWPLIVLDRPEYYTLPLGVATLAGTFSLDWRLIAAGSVISIAPILLFFLVMQHYIVPTEAGSGMKG, from the coding sequence ATGAATAGTTCCAAGCGGCAGTCTTTATGGCAACGAGTTGGCATGTACAGCTTGTTAGGGGCGATCGCTCTAGTGATGCTGTTTCCGTTGATGTGGCTCGTTAGCACTTCGCTCAAGTCTCCAGCCGAGAACATCTTTCAATTTCCGCCACAACTGTGGCCCAGCCAACCGACTTGGCAAAATTTTGTTCAAGTTTGGCAAACCAATCCATTTGGTCGCTATCTATTTAACAGCACTTTAGTGGCTATTCTCACGGTCACTCTGAACTTGCTGTTCTGTTCGCTGGCAGCTTATCCATTAGCACGGCTCAATTTTCGCGGTCGAGATGTGATTTTTACGTTGGTGATCTCGACGATCATGATTCCTTTTCAAATCGTGATGATTCCGCTGTACATTTTGACCGTGCAGTTGGGGCTACGAAATACCTACTTGGGGCTCATCTTTCCCGCGATCGCCTCAGCTTTTGGGATTTTTCTATTACGGCAAGCGTTCCAGAGTGTTCCTAAAGAACTGGAAGAAGCGGCTCGGATGGATGGCTGCTCGGAGTTAGGTTTGTGGTGGCATGTGATGTTGCCCTCGGTTCGTCCGGCGCTGGTGACGTTAGCAATTTTTGTGTTTATCGGGTCTTGGAGCGATTTTCTCTGGCCTTTGATTGTGCTCGATCGCCCAGAATATTACACGTTGCCACTGGGGGTTGCGACGCTAGCAGGAACGTTTTCGCTCGATTGGCGATTGATTGCGGCGGGTTCTGTAATTTCGATCGCGCCGATTTTGCTTTTCTTTTTGGTGATGCAGCACTATATTGTGCCGACTGAGGCGGGGAGTGGGATGAAGGGGTAG
- a CDS encoding sulfurtransferase — protein sequence MTVSHSVVSTVWLHDHLNDPQVVVVDCRFALMQPELGQQQYQTSHIPGAYYLDLNRDLSSPCGQHGGRHPLPDPEEFAAKLRAIGVNSESLNGPTLVVAYDDSRLAFASRLWWLLRYFGHSDVAVLDGGFTAWQAAGYPITAEVPTPQTGNFAPQPQPEQLVDINVVKACKDIPNVILVDSREGERYRGEREPIDPVAGHIPGAVNYPWQEVTNEQGYLRPTIEQRDRWTEVASAEEILVYCGSGVTACVNLLSLELAGIDKGKLYAGSWSDWCSYLKG from the coding sequence ATGACTGTTTCCCACTCTGTTGTTTCTACTGTTTGGCTTCATGACCATCTCAACGATCCGCAAGTAGTAGTTGTGGATTGTCGCTTTGCATTGATGCAACCTGAGTTGGGGCAGCAGCAGTATCAAACTAGTCATATTCCCGGCGCTTATTATTTAGATCTGAATCGCGACTTGTCGAGTCCCTGCGGTCAACACGGTGGACGACATCCCCTCCCCGATCCAGAAGAGTTTGCCGCCAAGTTACGAGCGATCGGGGTTAATTCCGAGAGCCTAAATGGGCCAACTTTAGTCGTGGCTTATGACGACTCACGCTTAGCCTTTGCCTCTCGCCTTTGGTGGCTACTGCGCTACTTCGGGCACAGCGATGTTGCGGTATTGGATGGTGGTTTTACAGCTTGGCAAGCGGCAGGCTATCCCATCACTGCGGAGGTGCCAACACCTCAAACAGGCAACTTTGCCCCACAGCCGCAGCCTGAGCAATTGGTTGATATTAATGTCGTCAAAGCTTGTAAAGATATTCCAAATGTGATTTTGGTGGATTCGCGCGAAGGCGAGCGCTACCGAGGGGAACGCGAACCGATTGACCCAGTGGCGGGCCATATTCCCGGTGCGGTGAATTATCCCTGGCAAGAAGTCACCAACGAACAAGGCTATTTACGACCGACTATAGAGCAGCGCGATCGCTGGACTGAAGTAGCTTCAGCCGAAGAAATTTTGGTTTACTGCGGCTCTGGTGTGACAGCCTGCGTCAATTTACTGTCGCTAGAACTGGCAGGCATTGATAAAGGCAAGCTCTACGCTGGCAGTTGGAGCGATTGGTGTTCTTATTTGAAAGGATGA
- a CDS encoding NYN domain-containing protein, with protein sequence MPCSMNRLSIFVDGNNMFYAQQKNGWFFDPRRVLEHFTNDPDIVLVNAFWYTGIKDPQDQRGFRDALISLGYTVRTKILKEYYDDNSGRYSQKANLDIEIVIDMFNTVEQYDRVVLFSGDGDFERAIELLRSKSTHITVVSTEGMIARELRNATDRYIDLNDIRPKIEKFDSQF encoded by the coding sequence ATGCCTTGTTCAATGAACCGTCTGTCTATTTTTGTAGACGGGAACAATATGTTCTATGCTCAACAAAAAAATGGTTGGTTTTTTGATCCAAGACGTGTCCTGGAACATTTTACAAATGATCCGGATATTGTGTTGGTCAATGCCTTTTGGTACACCGGGATTAAAGATCCCCAAGACCAACGCGGTTTTCGCGATGCTCTGATTAGTTTAGGTTATACAGTCCGTACCAAAATTCTCAAAGAGTATTATGACGACAATTCGGGTCGTTACTCGCAGAAAGCCAATCTAGATATAGAGATTGTGATTGATATGTTCAATACCGTTGAGCAGTACGATCGCGTCGTGTTGTTTAGTGGGGATGGGGACTTCGAGCGAGCGATCGAACTACTTCGCTCCAAGAGCACTCATATCACAGTGGTCTCTACAGAAGGCATGATTGCCCGCGAACTCCGCAACGCCACCGATCGCTATATCGACCTCAATGATATTCGGCCCAAAATTGAAAAATTCGATTCTCAGTTCTAA
- a CDS encoding class I SAM-dependent methyltransferase, producing MQDDLLKREREFHDLWAAAIDIEGIQVRDYFEACTAPENRFILKHLGDVKGKYLLDLGCGAGENSVYFATKGARCVAADYSPGMVEVALKLAATNHVAVEGRTINAMEIEFPDNTFDIVYASNLLHHIPQPKTVIREMYRVLKPGGKACFWDPLKHNPVINVYRRIATKVRTEDETPLDINIANFVQSVFTKTEYDTFWLATLWIFLRFYLVEKVDPNKERYWKKIILEHERLRPTYLKLENVDRSLKKLPLMKRFAWNIAVVATK from the coding sequence ATGCAAGACGACCTCCTCAAGCGCGAACGTGAGTTTCACGACCTGTGGGCTGCGGCCATCGACATCGAAGGGATTCAAGTTCGAGATTATTTTGAAGCCTGCACCGCTCCAGAGAACCGCTTCATCCTCAAGCACTTAGGAGATGTCAAAGGAAAATATCTGCTCGACTTGGGCTGTGGCGCAGGAGAAAATAGCGTTTATTTTGCCACCAAAGGAGCACGTTGTGTCGCCGCCGATTACTCCCCAGGCATGGTAGAGGTAGCGCTGAAGCTAGCAGCAACCAACCATGTTGCAGTAGAAGGTCGCACCATTAATGCAATGGAAATAGAGTTTCCCGACAACACCTTTGATATTGTCTACGCCTCTAATTTGCTGCACCATATTCCCCAACCCAAAACCGTAATTCGGGAGATGTATCGAGTCCTAAAGCCCGGTGGTAAAGCTTGTTTTTGGGACCCCTTAAAGCACAATCCGGTGATTAACGTCTACCGCCGCATTGCCACCAAAGTACGGACTGAAGACGAAACTCCCCTAGATATTAATATTGCCAATTTTGTCCAATCTGTCTTTACAAAAACGGAATATGACACGTTTTGGCTAGCAACCCTCTGGATTTTTCTACGATTTTATTTAGTAGAGAAAGTAGATCCTAATAAAGAGCGATATTGGAAAAAAATCATCTTAGAACATGAGCGCCTGCGACCAACTTATTTGAAATTGGAGAACGTAGATCGAAGCTTGAAAAAGTTACCCCTCATGAAACGGTTTGCTTGGAATATTGCCGTAGTTGCAACTAAATAA